Proteins encoded in a region of the Streptomyces sp. PCS3-D2 genome:
- a CDS encoding cell wall metabolism sensor histidine kinase WalK — protein MAERRRGSGETRAARRGRPGIRGRTAAAAALAMAAVLAAGGLWMHALLRANLLDNTTGRTELAALKAAAQLDARTPPPGGRLPAPENGVDLVLVRDPAGRTVAATGGDPRHTPDLDGAPRPGPGEDSRSAVLPPERPGGHRRAVVAVPAPGGNTVYAMTVLGDVDDATRAVAVGLLAGAPPLIAFAAALAWWVTGRALRPVDAIRTELASVTASELDRRVPDPGGADEIARLARTVNATLDRLERADARQRQFTADASHELRNPLAAVRTRLEVALAADRPGRASVAAALAETERLQRIAADLLLLARLDGGPPPRTEPVDLALLAAEDLARRGGARVPLRLQAPAPVPAAGDPAQLERALANLVDNALRHARSEVTVRAAVEGGWSVLEVTDDGPGIPDADRDRIFERFVRLDADRSRAAGGTGLGLAITREIARKHGGDARALPAPAGGARLVLRIP, from the coding sequence GTGGCTGAGCGGCGTCGCGGATCCGGCGAGACCCGGGCCGCCCGCCGCGGGCGGCCCGGCATCCGGGGGCGCACCGCCGCGGCCGCCGCCCTCGCCATGGCCGCCGTACTGGCCGCCGGCGGGCTCTGGATGCACGCCCTGCTGCGGGCCAACCTCCTCGACAACACCACCGGCCGGACCGAGCTCGCCGCCCTCAAAGCCGCCGCCCAGCTCGACGCCCGCACCCCGCCGCCCGGCGGGCGGCTGCCCGCGCCCGAGAACGGCGTGGACCTGGTCCTCGTACGGGACCCCGCCGGCCGGACCGTGGCCGCGACCGGCGGCGACCCGCGGCACACCCCCGACCTGGACGGCGCACCGCGCCCCGGCCCCGGGGAGGACTCCCGCTCGGCCGTACTCCCTCCCGAGCGGCCCGGCGGGCACCGGCGCGCGGTGGTCGCCGTCCCGGCGCCCGGCGGGAACACGGTGTACGCGATGACCGTCCTCGGCGACGTGGACGACGCGACCCGGGCCGTCGCCGTCGGCCTGCTCGCGGGCGCGCCCCCGCTGATCGCCTTCGCCGCGGCCCTGGCCTGGTGGGTGACCGGGCGCGCGCTGCGCCCGGTGGACGCCATCCGGACCGAACTGGCCTCGGTCACCGCCAGCGAGCTGGACCGGCGGGTCCCGGACCCGGGCGGGGCGGACGAGATCGCGCGGCTGGCGCGGACCGTCAACGCCACCCTCGACCGGCTGGAGCGCGCCGACGCCCGGCAGCGGCAGTTCACCGCGGACGCCTCGCACGAACTGCGCAATCCGCTGGCGGCCGTACGGACCCGGCTTGAGGTGGCACTGGCGGCGGACCGCCCCGGCCGCGCGTCGGTCGCGGCGGCACTGGCCGAGACCGAGCGGCTCCAGCGGATCGCGGCGGACCTGTTGCTGCTGGCCCGCCTCGACGGCGGGCCGCCGCCCCGGACCGAGCCGGTGGACCTCGCACTGCTGGCCGCGGAGGACCTGGCCCGCCGGGGTGGCGCCCGGGTCCCGCTACGGCTGCAGGCGCCGGCTCCCGTCCCGGCGGCCGGGGACCCGGCGCAGCTGGAGCGGGCGCTGGCCAACCTGGTGGACAACGCCCTGCGGCACGCCCGCTCGGAGGTCACCGTCCGGGCCGCCGTGGAGGGCGGCTGGTCGGTGCTGGAGGTGACGGACGACGGGCCGGGGATTCCGGACGCGGACCGGGACCGCATCTTCGAGCGGTTCGTACGGCTGGACGCGGACCGCAGCCGGGCCGCCGGCGGCACCGGACTCGGCCTGGCCATCACCCGGGAGATCGCGCGGAAGCACGGGGGCGACGCACGCGCGCTGCCCGCACCGGCCGGGGGCGCGCGGCTGGTGCTGCGGATCCCGTAG
- a CDS encoding LCP family protein, translated as MSAHRRKTTTRRRRPSRRRRLGRTLLVAACALAVTAGGGAWYLYRDLAAEIGSSKALEGAEKSKFGDTNILLIGLDSRRDQNGEKLPEEVLDQLHAGSSDIGGYNANTLILLHVPGDGSRAKAFSVPRDDFVAIPGHGKDKIKKAYGLAKARKEGQLAAQGVKDSRQLEREGREAGRAAQIATVRDFLGVPVDHFAELNLAGFYHLADALGGVPVCLNRAVKDPYSGADFPAGPQTLDGRQSLAFVRQRHGLAGGDLDRTKRQQAFLAGATKKLNSAGTFTDPVKLMRLIDVAKQDVVTDQGWDLLSFMKQAKSLSGGRVQFTTLPVERFGRNLGEDINVVDDMKIKRLIAEQIGPKASASTGAPDAEAGSTGSTPGARETAPPPSPPPSPSPSTPEDGGGIPCVD; from the coding sequence ATGAGCGCGCACCGGAGGAAGACGACGACCCGACGCCGCCGACCGTCCCGACGACGGCGGCTCGGCCGTACGCTGCTGGTCGCGGCCTGCGCGCTGGCGGTGACGGCCGGCGGGGGCGCCTGGTACCTCTACCGGGACCTGGCCGCCGAAATCGGCAGCTCCAAGGCCCTCGAAGGAGCCGAGAAGTCGAAGTTCGGCGACACCAACATCCTGCTCATCGGCCTGGACAGTCGCCGGGACCAGAATGGCGAGAAACTGCCGGAAGAGGTCCTCGACCAGCTGCACGCCGGCAGTTCGGACATCGGCGGCTACAACGCGAACACCCTGATCCTGCTCCACGTACCGGGGGACGGCAGCCGGGCGAAGGCCTTCTCGGTGCCGCGCGACGACTTCGTCGCGATACCCGGCCACGGCAAGGACAAGATCAAGAAGGCGTACGGGCTGGCGAAGGCCCGCAAGGAAGGGCAGCTCGCCGCACAGGGCGTGAAGGACTCCCGACAGCTGGAGCGGGAGGGCCGGGAGGCGGGACGGGCGGCCCAGATCGCGACGGTGCGCGATTTCCTGGGGGTCCCGGTCGACCACTTCGCCGAGCTGAACCTGGCCGGTTTCTACCACCTCGCGGACGCGCTGGGCGGCGTACCGGTGTGCCTGAACAGGGCCGTGAAGGACCCGTACTCGGGGGCCGACTTCCCGGCGGGCCCGCAGACGCTCGACGGCCGCCAGTCGCTCGCCTTCGTGCGCCAGCGGCACGGTCTGGCCGGCGGGGACCTGGACCGGACCAAACGGCAGCAGGCCTTCCTCGCGGGCGCGACGAAGAAGCTGAACTCGGCCGGCACCTTCACCGACCCCGTGAAGCTGATGAGGCTGATCGACGTCGCGAAACAGGACGTGGTGACCGACCAGGGGTGGGACCTGCTGTCGTTCATGAAGCAGGCGAAGAGCCTGTCCGGCGGCCGGGTGCAGTTCACGACACTCCCCGTCGAGCGCTTCGGAAGGAACCTTGGGGAGGACATCAACGTCGTAGACGATATGAAGATAAAGCGCCTCATTGCAGAGCAGATCGGACCGAAGGCTTCCGCAAGCACCGGCGCGCCGGACGCCGAGGCCGGTTCGACCGGCTCCACACCGGGGGCGCGCGAGACGGCACCTCCGCCCTCGCCCCCGCCCTCGCCCTCGCCCTCCACCCCCGAGGACGGCGGCGGCATCCCGTGCGTGGACTGA
- a CDS encoding FtsW/RodA/SpoVE family cell cycle protein, which yields MRGLRPLTAAGARRRTEALLLVLVIAITVFGHAAAGLAMNGELPPGLAEFTLSMTLLSLVGHLGVRRFAAYADPLVFPLAMLLTGLGLVLIHRLDQGYIERWGSDANAPGQLLWTVVGIAACIAVLALLRDHRLLQRFIYLTMAVALVLLIAPAFFGADTYGAKRWIILFGFSVQPGEFVKIMIAVFFAGYLVVHRDSLALTGRRFLGMRLPPMRQLGPIITVWILSMLVLVFERDLGTSLIFFGVFVVMLYVATERTSWIVCGLLMASAGAFVVGSTEPHVKARVAAWLNPLSVYSENPPPGVVSDQSAQALFSFGTGGISGTGLGQGHPELIKFAGRSDFILTTVGEELGLAGVMAVLVLYALLVQRGLRMALGARDPFGKLLAVGLASALALQVFVVAGGVTGLIPLTGKALPFLAKGGSSLLANWIMIALLLRISDSAERQREADSHGPAETTITPVVRV from the coding sequence GTGCGTGGACTGAGGCCCCTGACGGCGGCGGGCGCCCGCCGCCGCACCGAGGCGCTGCTCCTCGTCCTCGTCATCGCCATCACCGTCTTCGGGCACGCCGCCGCGGGCCTCGCGATGAACGGCGAGCTCCCGCCCGGCCTCGCCGAATTCACCCTCTCCATGACGCTGCTGTCCCTGGTGGGGCACCTGGGCGTGCGCCGCTTCGCGGCCTACGCGGATCCGCTGGTCTTCCCGCTCGCCATGCTGCTGACCGGGCTGGGTCTGGTACTGATCCACCGCCTGGACCAGGGCTACATCGAACGGTGGGGCTCGGACGCCAACGCCCCGGGCCAGCTGCTGTGGACGGTGGTCGGCATCGCCGCCTGCATCGCGGTCCTGGCCCTGCTGCGCGACCACCGGCTGCTCCAGCGGTTCATCTACCTCACGATGGCGGTCGCGCTGGTGCTGCTGATCGCGCCTGCGTTCTTCGGCGCGGACACGTACGGCGCCAAGCGGTGGATCATCCTCTTCGGCTTCTCCGTCCAGCCCGGCGAGTTCGTGAAGATCATGATCGCGGTCTTCTTCGCCGGCTACCTGGTCGTCCACCGGGACTCCCTCGCCCTGACGGGCCGCAGGTTCCTCGGCATGCGACTGCCCCCGATGCGCCAGCTCGGACCCATCATCACGGTGTGGATCCTCTCGATGCTCGTGCTGGTCTTCGAGCGGGACCTGGGCACGTCACTGATCTTCTTCGGCGTCTTCGTGGTGATGCTGTACGTCGCCACCGAGCGCACCAGCTGGATCGTCTGCGGCCTGCTCATGGCCTCGGCCGGGGCCTTCGTGGTCGGCTCGACGGAACCCCACGTCAAGGCACGCGTGGCGGCCTGGCTGAACCCGCTCTCCGTCTACTCGGAGAACCCTCCCCCGGGCGTCGTCTCGGACCAGTCGGCGCAGGCGCTGTTCAGCTTCGGCACGGGCGGCATCTCCGGCACGGGCCTCGGACAGGGACACCCCGAGCTGATCAAGTTCGCCGGCCGCAGCGACTTCATCCTCACGACGGTCGGCGAGGAACTCGGCCTGGCCGGGGTCATGGCCGTACTGGTCCTCTACGCCCTCCTCGTCCAGCGCGGCCTGCGCATGGCACTCGGCGCCCGCGACCCCTTCGGCAAACTGCTGGCGGTCGGCCTCGCCTCGGCGCTGGCCCTCCAGGTCTTCGTGGTCGCCGGAGGCGTGACGGGCCTGATCCCCCTGACAGGCAAGGCGCTGCCCTTCCTGGCCAAGGGCGGCTCGTCCCTCCTGGCCAACTGGATCATGATCGCCCTCCTCCTCCGCATCAGCGACAGCGCGGAACGCCAACGCGAGGCGGACTCCCACGGCCCGGCGGAAACGACGATCACCCCGGTGGTGCGGGTGTAG
- a CDS encoding HAD family hydrolase, whose translation MTIRAVVFDVGECLVDETREYGTWADWLGVPRHTFAAMFGAVIAQGRDYREVFQPFKPGFDLTAERAARAAAGQPEHFDECDLYPDVRPALTALREAGLWLGIAGNQTVRAGGILRSLFADDVDLIGTSDDWGASKPNPEFFVRVAKVVPFSPEEILYVGDRVDNDLRPGSAAGMHTALIRRGPWATIQWDSPEALELPTFRVESLEELPTRIADFNSSKR comes from the coding sequence ATGACGATTCGCGCTGTGGTCTTCGACGTTGGCGAGTGCCTCGTGGACGAAACCAGGGAGTACGGCACATGGGCCGACTGGCTGGGAGTCCCCCGCCACACCTTCGCAGCGATGTTCGGCGCCGTCATTGCCCAAGGGCGCGACTATCGCGAAGTGTTCCAGCCCTTCAAGCCCGGCTTCGATCTGACGGCCGAGCGCGCGGCCCGTGCCGCAGCGGGTCAGCCCGAGCACTTCGACGAGTGCGACCTCTATCCTGACGTCCGGCCGGCCCTCACGGCACTGCGCGAGGCAGGTCTCTGGCTGGGCATCGCAGGGAACCAGACGGTAAGGGCCGGGGGAATCCTGCGCTCGCTGTTCGCCGATGACGTCGACCTCATCGGGACATCGGACGACTGGGGCGCCAGTAAGCCGAATCCGGAGTTCTTTGTCCGCGTCGCAAAGGTCGTCCCGTTCTCCCCGGAAGAGATTCTCTACGTGGGTGACCGCGTCGACAACGATCTCCGTCCGGGTTCCGCGGCAGGCATGCACACTGCACTCATCCGCCGCGGTCCGTGGGCAACGATCCAGTGGGACAGCCCTGAGGCGTTGGAACTGCCGACGTTCAGGGTCGAATCTCTTGAAGAGTTGCCGACCCGGATCGCCGACTTCAATTCGTCAAAGCGCTGA
- a CDS encoding VOC family protein, with amino-acid sequence MAIDSVVIRQRVEDLDAAVPFYERLTGATASRFAFAGVKLAAVGPFLLFAGPDEAVQRVAGVAATLVVADLDVAVEEAQAGGAEVVVPVQPTPNGHRAVLRHPHGGVFEYVGP; translated from the coding sequence ATGGCTATCGACTCAGTGGTGATACGGCAGCGGGTTGAGGATCTGGACGCTGCGGTGCCCTTCTACGAGAGGCTGACCGGGGCGACCGCCTCGCGGTTCGCCTTCGCAGGCGTCAAGCTGGCAGCCGTCGGGCCCTTCCTGCTGTTCGCCGGGCCTGACGAGGCGGTGCAGCGGGTCGCGGGAGTGGCGGCGACGCTCGTCGTCGCGGACCTTGACGTCGCGGTCGAGGAGGCCCAGGCGGGAGGAGCCGAAGTCGTGGTGCCCGTTCAGCCCACTCCCAACGGCCACCGGGCCGTCCTGCGGCACCCCCACGGCGGTGTCTTCGAGTACGTCGGCCCGTGA
- a CDS encoding polysaccharide deacetylase family protein, with product MVAGTLAAGALALSLTGCGKSVDPVERLGRGAAQEPSGTPSASAQVPGTPTAPAPGGASDEAYRKWGLTAPVPYAPKPTEKPQIPKAAPGEVPVIDRIPLPAGEKTVFLTFDDGAEKDPEFLRMAADLKLPISMFLTDSVASSDYGYFEKLRDNGSASTVNNHTLTHPNLRTLSFEAQKKEICGQQDRLEKRFGQRPPLFRPPFGNYNDDTLRAASECGVSSVLLWRVSMQINNFQYAQGSALQPGDIILAHFRGPAELKGTTEVQMTTRMLQRIQEQGYRIGRLEDYL from the coding sequence TTGGTAGCCGGAACGCTGGCGGCCGGCGCGCTCGCGCTCTCCCTGACGGGGTGCGGGAAGAGCGTGGATCCCGTCGAGCGGCTGGGCCGCGGGGCGGCGCAGGAACCGTCGGGGACGCCCTCCGCATCGGCGCAGGTGCCCGGGACGCCGACGGCGCCCGCGCCGGGCGGCGCGTCCGACGAGGCGTACCGGAAGTGGGGCCTGACGGCCCCCGTCCCGTACGCGCCGAAGCCCACCGAGAAGCCGCAGATCCCGAAGGCGGCTCCGGGCGAGGTCCCGGTGATAGACCGAATACCCCTGCCGGCCGGGGAGAAGACGGTCTTCCTGACCTTCGACGACGGGGCGGAGAAGGACCCCGAGTTCCTCCGGATGGCCGCCGACCTCAAGCTGCCGATCAGTATGTTCCTCACCGACAGCGTGGCCTCGTCGGACTACGGGTACTTCGAGAAGCTCCGCGACAACGGCTCGGCGAGCACCGTGAACAACCACACGCTGACGCACCCGAACCTGAGGACCCTCTCCTTCGAGGCGCAGAAGAAGGAGATATGCGGCCAGCAGGACCGGTTGGAGAAGCGCTTCGGCCAACGCCCGCCGCTCTTCCGCCCGCCCTTCGGCAACTACAACGACGACACCCTCCGGGCCGCCTCGGAGTGCGGTGTCTCGTCCGTCCTCCTGTGGCGGGTGTCGATGCAGATCAACAACTTCCAGTACGCCCAGGGCTCCGCCCTCCAGCCCGGTGACATCATCCTGGCCCACTTCCGGGGCCCCGCCGAGCTCAAGGGCACGACGGAGGTCCAGATGACGACCCGCATGCTCCAGCGCATCCAGGAACAGGGCTACCGGATAGGGCGCCTGGAGGACTACCTGTAG
- a CDS encoding polysaccharide deacetylase family protein, with product MQLVGQREDKTQLGHRCAAGARGRFGVAVAALLVAALGTACGSGESGGPDKAEKTKAAKGSEAGAAGALSAAEKAKALQQARVAAAKKWGLRTVPLTAPAAPKEKPHISTRDGFEVWNHEEDELPPVFTTVPTEDKVVFLTIDDGSEKDPEFLKMMQELKIPYTAFLSDYLVKDNYPYFKQMQAAGVTLNNHTLNHRYMPGLSYEQQRREICGQQDTIQKTFGKRPTLFRPPYGNYNDDTLKAAKSCGIKAVPLWNAEAFTNRMDYREWDRDLHPGDIILTHFRGKEDWKGTMPDMIRHVMKTVTDKGYAVARLEDYL from the coding sequence ATGCAGCTAGTCGGACAAAGGGAAGATAAGACGCAACTGGGTCACCGGTGCGCGGCGGGTGCGCGCGGCCGGTTCGGGGTGGCCGTGGCCGCCCTGCTGGTAGCAGCCCTCGGCACGGCCTGCGGCTCCGGAGAGTCGGGCGGGCCGGACAAGGCCGAGAAGACGAAGGCCGCCAAGGGCTCGGAGGCGGGTGCCGCGGGCGCCCTCAGCGCCGCCGAGAAGGCCAAGGCGCTGCAACAGGCGCGTGTCGCCGCGGCGAAGAAGTGGGGCCTGCGCACGGTGCCGCTCACCGCCCCCGCGGCGCCGAAGGAGAAGCCCCACATCAGCACGCGCGACGGCTTCGAGGTGTGGAACCACGAAGAGGACGAACTGCCCCCGGTGTTCACCACCGTCCCCACGGAGGACAAGGTCGTCTTCCTGACCATCGACGACGGCTCGGAGAAGGACCCCGAGTTCCTGAAGATGATGCAGGAACTGAAGATCCCGTACACGGCCTTCCTCAGCGACTACCTGGTGAAGGACAACTACCCGTACTTCAAGCAGATGCAGGCCGCCGGCGTCACCTTGAACAACCACACGCTCAACCACCGCTACATGCCGGGGCTGTCCTACGAGCAGCAGCGCCGGGAGATCTGCGGCCAGCAGGACACCATCCAGAAGACCTTCGGCAAGCGCCCGACCCTCTTCCGGCCGCCGTACGGCAACTACAACGACGACACCCTCAAGGCGGCGAAGTCCTGCGGCATCAAGGCCGTCCCGCTGTGGAACGCCGAGGCGTTCACCAACCGCATGGACTACCGCGAGTGGGACCGCGACCTGCACCCCGGTGACATCATCCTCACGCACTTCCGGGGCAAGGAGGACTGGAAGGGCACCATGCCTGACATGATCCGTCATGTCATGAAGACCGTCACGGACAAGGGATATGCCGTGGCTCGCCTGGAGGACTACTTGTGA
- a CDS encoding methyltransferase domain-containing protein, whose translation MTPEDFAALLTPEGRSLLDSLRDYDPAQELAVATRLRREHPAGLVSAALGQARLRQRAVAKFGAEDAFRMYFTPGGGEMATRASVAAYRAERLAALGVRSLADLCCGIGGDALALARLGIRVLAVDHDPLTAAVARANAEALGLADLIEVREADVTEVDTAGHDAVFIDPARRGGRGRIFDPESYSPPLSWAVETARAARYAAIKIAPGIPHEAVPTEAEAEWISDQGDVKEAVLWFGTTPGTVRATLLPGPRGLHTADPLPDPEAGPVGRWLYEPDGAVIRAHLVAEVAERLDGRLIDPTIAYITADELRATPYATAYEITDVLPFGLKKLKALLREREVGILTVKKRGSAIEPEELRRKVKPQGPNSATVFLTRVAGAPSMLIGAPAVPPAAKPGP comes from the coding sequence GTGACCCCCGAAGACTTTGCCGCCCTCCTCACCCCCGAGGGCCGCTCCCTCCTCGACTCGCTCCGCGACTACGACCCCGCCCAGGAGCTGGCCGTGGCCACCCGGCTGCGCCGCGAGCACCCCGCCGGACTGGTGTCGGCGGCCCTCGGGCAGGCCAGACTGAGGCAGCGCGCGGTGGCGAAGTTCGGGGCCGAGGACGCCTTCCGGATGTACTTCACGCCCGGCGGCGGCGAGATGGCCACCCGTGCGTCCGTGGCCGCGTACCGGGCCGAGCGGCTGGCGGCCCTCGGCGTGCGCAGCCTCGCCGACCTCTGCTGCGGCATCGGCGGGGACGCCCTCGCCCTGGCCCGGCTCGGCATCCGGGTGCTCGCGGTGGACCACGACCCGCTGACGGCCGCCGTCGCGCGCGCCAACGCCGAAGCGCTGGGTCTGGCGGACCTGATCGAGGTCCGGGAGGCGGACGTGACCGAGGTGGACACCGCCGGCCACGACGCGGTCTTCATCGACCCGGCCCGGCGCGGGGGACGTGGGCGTATCTTCGATCCGGAGTCCTACTCGCCGCCGCTGTCGTGGGCCGTGGAGACGGCCCGTGCGGCGAGGTACGCGGCCATCAAGATCGCCCCCGGCATCCCGCACGAGGCGGTACCCACCGAGGCCGAGGCCGAGTGGATCTCCGACCAGGGGGACGTCAAGGAGGCCGTGCTCTGGTTCGGCACCACTCCCGGGACCGTGCGCGCCACCCTGCTGCCCGGACCCCGCGGGCTGCACACCGCCGATCCGCTGCCCGACCCGGAGGCCGGGCCGGTGGGCCGCTGGCTCTACGAGCCCGACGGCGCCGTGATCCGCGCCCATCTGGTGGCCGAGGTCGCCGAACGGCTGGACGGCCGGCTCATCGACCCGACCATCGCCTACATCACCGCGGACGAGCTGCGGGCGACGCCGTACGCGACCGCGTACGAGATCACCGACGTGCTGCCCTTCGGCCTGAAGAAGCTGAAGGCCCTGCTGCGCGAGCGCGAGGTGGGGATCCTGACCGTGAAGAAGCGCGGATCGGCGATCGAGCCCGAGGAGCTGCGCAGGAAGGTCAAGCCGCAGGGCCCGAACTCGGCGACGGTCTTCCTGACCAGGGTGGCGGGCGCCCCGTCGATGCTGATCGGCGCCCCGGCCGTGCCGCCTGCGGCGAAGCCCGGGCCCTGA
- the tsaD gene encoding tRNA (adenosine(37)-N6)-threonylcarbamoyltransferase complex transferase subunit TsaD, which yields MADEPLVLGIETSCDETGVGVVRGTTLLADAIASSVDEHARFGGVVPEVASRAHLEAMVPTIDRALKEAGVSARDLDGIAVTAGPGLAGALLVGTSAAKAYAYALGKPLYGVNHLASHICVDQLEHGPLPEPTMALLVSGGHSSLLLAPDITSDVRPLGATIDDAAGEAFDKIARVLQLGFPGGPVIDRLAKEGDPKAINFPRGLTGSRDPAYDFSFSGLKTAVARWIEAKRNAGEEVPVRDVAASFQEAVVDVLTRKAIRACKDEGVDHLMIGGGVAANSRLRSLAQERCDAAGITLRVPRPKLCTDNGAMVAALGAEMVKRNRPASDWDLSADSSLPVTDPHVPGTAHAHPHGHGHHHDHVHELSKGNLYS from the coding sequence ATGGCTGACGAACCGCTCGTCCTCGGCATCGAGACGTCCTGCGACGAGACCGGCGTCGGCGTCGTCCGCGGCACCACCCTCCTCGCGGACGCGATCGCGTCGAGCGTCGACGAGCACGCCCGCTTCGGCGGCGTCGTGCCCGAGGTGGCCTCGCGGGCCCACCTGGAGGCGATGGTCCCCACCATCGACCGCGCCCTGAAGGAGGCCGGCGTCAGCGCCCGGGACCTCGACGGCATCGCGGTCACCGCCGGACCCGGCCTCGCCGGGGCGCTGCTGGTGGGCACCTCCGCCGCCAAGGCCTACGCGTACGCCCTGGGCAAGCCCCTGTACGGCGTCAACCACCTGGCCTCGCACATCTGCGTCGACCAGCTGGAACACGGCCCGCTGCCGGAGCCGACGATGGCCCTCCTCGTCTCCGGCGGGCACTCCTCCCTGCTGCTGGCCCCCGACATCACCTCCGACGTGCGGCCGCTCGGCGCGACCATCGACGACGCCGCCGGCGAGGCCTTCGACAAGATCGCGCGTGTGCTCCAGCTGGGCTTCCCCGGCGGCCCGGTCATCGACCGGCTCGCGAAGGAGGGCGACCCGAAGGCGATCAACTTCCCGCGCGGCCTCACCGGCTCGCGCGACCCCGCCTACGACTTCTCCTTCTCCGGCCTGAAGACGGCCGTCGCCCGCTGGATCGAGGCGAAGCGGAACGCGGGCGAAGAGGTGCCGGTGCGCGACGTGGCGGCGTCCTTCCAGGAGGCCGTGGTGGACGTGCTGACGCGCAAGGCGATCCGGGCGTGCAAGGACGAGGGCGTCGACCACCTGATGATCGGCGGCGGAGTGGCGGCCAACTCGCGGCTGCGCTCGCTCGCCCAGGAGCGCTGCGACGCCGCGGGGATCACCCTGCGCGTGCCGCGGCCGAAGCTGTGCACGGACAACGGCGCGATGGTGGCAGCGCTCGGCGCCGAGATGGTCAAGCGCAACCGGCCGGCGTCGGACTGGGACCTGTCGGCGGACTCCTCGCTGCCGGTCACGGACCCGCACGTGCCGGGGACGGCCCACGCCCACCCGCACGGTCACGGTCACCACCACGACCACGTGCACGAGCTCAGCAAGGGCAACCTCTACTCGTGA
- the rimI gene encoding ribosomal protein S18-alanine N-acetyltransferase produces the protein MRWWDIAPVLELEHDLFPEDAWSAGMFWSELAHARGPQATRRYVVAETPDGRLVGYAGLAAAGDLADVQTIAAARDQWGTGLGARLLTDLLRAATAFECAEVLLEVRVDNTRAQKLYERFGFEPIGFRRGYYQPGNVDALVMRLTDPAQARTESSESNG, from the coding sequence ATGCGCTGGTGGGACATCGCGCCGGTGCTGGAACTGGAGCACGACCTGTTCCCCGAGGACGCCTGGTCCGCCGGGATGTTCTGGTCCGAACTGGCCCACGCGCGCGGCCCGCAGGCCACCCGCCGCTATGTCGTCGCCGAGACCCCGGACGGCCGCCTCGTCGGCTACGCCGGACTGGCCGCCGCCGGCGACCTGGCCGACGTACAGACCATCGCGGCCGCCCGCGACCAGTGGGGGACCGGGCTCGGGGCCCGGCTCCTGACCGACCTGCTGCGCGCCGCCACCGCCTTCGAATGCGCCGAGGTGCTGCTGGAGGTGCGCGTGGACAACACGCGCGCCCAGAAGCTCTACGAGCGCTTCGGCTTCGAGCCCATCGGCTTCCGGCGCGGCTACTACCAACCGGGAAACGTCGACGCGCTCGTCATGCGACTGACCGACCCCGCACAAGCACGAACTGAGAGCAGTGAGAGCAATGGCTGA
- the tsaB gene encoding tRNA (adenosine(37)-N6)-threonylcarbamoyltransferase complex dimerization subunit type 1 TsaB: MLLLAVDTATPAVTVALHDGESVLAESGQVDARRHGELLIPSVDRVLAEAGLKLEAVTGIVVGVGPGPYTGLRVGLVTASTFAAVLGVPVHGLCTLDGLAYAAGAAGIEGPFTVATDARRKEVYWARYEDPRTRVGEPSVDRPADIAEQVAGVPAVGQGALLYPEVFPDARGPEHQSAAALASLAAERLAAGAEFLPPTPLYLRRPDAQVPKNYKVVTPQ; encoded by the coding sequence GTGCTCTTGCTCGCTGTAGATACCGCCACGCCCGCCGTCACCGTCGCCCTGCACGACGGCGAGTCCGTCCTCGCAGAGTCCGGCCAGGTCGACGCCCGCCGCCACGGGGAGCTGCTGATCCCCTCCGTGGACCGCGTCCTCGCCGAAGCCGGCCTGAAGCTCGAAGCCGTCACCGGCATCGTGGTCGGCGTCGGACCCGGCCCCTACACCGGACTGCGCGTCGGCCTCGTCACCGCCTCCACCTTCGCCGCCGTCCTGGGCGTGCCCGTGCACGGCCTGTGCACGCTCGACGGACTGGCCTACGCCGCGGGCGCCGCCGGGATCGAGGGCCCCTTCACCGTCGCCACCGACGCACGGCGCAAGGAGGTCTACTGGGCACGCTACGAGGACCCGCGCACGCGCGTCGGCGAGCCCTCCGTGGACCGCCCGGCGGACATCGCCGAGCAGGTCGCGGGAGTGCCCGCGGTGGGCCAGGGCGCACTCCTCTACCCCGAGGTGTTCCCGGACGCGCGCGGCCCCGAGCACCAGTCGGCCGCCGCGCTGGCCTCCCTCGCCGCGGAACGGCTGGCGGCGGGCGCGGAGTTCCTCCCCCCGACCCCGCTCTACCTGCGGCGCCCCGACGCCCAGGTGCCCAAGAACTACAAGGTGGTCACGCCGCAGTGA